One region of Eupeodes corollae chromosome 1, idEupCoro1.1, whole genome shotgun sequence genomic DNA includes:
- the LOC129940676 gene encoding chitobiosyldiphosphodolichol beta-mannosyltransferase: MVERQPPLRRRNACIIVLGDIGRSPRMEYHASSLLDEGYNVDIIGYVETKPIDALLQSGPKCKINELTSVPDTNLTPKLKYIFKTIWQTLSLLIALVSIRRPNFLLVQNPPAIPTLVVCYLYCTITRTKLIIDWHNFSYSILALTAGEQSFIVKLGKWIEHRFGAKANAHFCVTKAMQEDLKLNWKISQAVVLYDRPPSQFHPIELSKKHELFMKLSKDYPQFLPKNCSDFKENGVIESTALTQKFSNGTVLYKNNRTAILISSTSWTPDEDFGILLRALEEYEVTATENPSLYPELLCIITGKGPQKHKYIEKINELKWTKVSIITPWLETEDYPTAVASADLGVCLHWSSSGLDLPMKVVDMFGCGLPVCAINFKCLNELVIHGQNGFIFDNHRELADQLKFWFENFPSNPSLLESKETFRRNLQDFQSLRWRENWRLNALPVFNSFT, encoded by the exons ATGGTGGAAAGACAACCACCCTTGCGGCGTCGAAACGCTTGTATAATTGTCCTTGGTGACATTGGACGCAGTCCACGCATGGAATACCATGCCAGTAGTCTCCTAGACGAAGGCTATAACGTAGACATAATTGGTTATGTCGAAACAAAACCTATTGATGCATTACTACAATCAGGACCAAAGTGTAAAATCAACGAATTAACATCTGTGCCCGATACCAATCTTACCCCcaaactcaaatatattttcaagacAATTTGGCAAACACTTAGTTTGTTAATTGCCCTTGTCTCAATACGAAGACCAAATTTCCTATTAGTCCAAAATCCACCTGCGATACCAACATTAGTCGTGTGCTACTTGTATTGTACAATTACTCGCACCAAATTAATAATCGATTGGCACAACTTTTCGTACAGCATTCTTGCTTTGACTGCTGGTGAACAAAGTTTTATTGTGAAGCTTGGAAAATGGATTGAACACCGGTTTGGGGCCAAGGCAAATGCGCATTTCTGTGTGACCAAAGCAATGCAGGAGGATCTCAAATTAAACTGGAAAATCAG cCAAGCAGTTGTTCTCTATGACCGTCCGCCTTCTCAATTCCATCCAATTGAATTAAGTAAGAAACACGAACTGTTTATGAAATTGTCCAAAGATTATCCACAGTTTCTACCAAAAAACTGTTCGGATTTTAAGGAAAATGGAGTTATTGAATCTACCGCACTCACTCAAAAATTCAGCAATGGTACAGTCCTCTACAAAAATAATCGTACAGCAATTTTAATATCGAGTACTAGTTGGACACCAGATGAAGATTTTGGAATACTATTGAGGGCACTGGAAG AATATGAGGTTACAGCTACAGAAAATCCTAGTTTATATCCGGAACTATTGTGCATAATAACTGGCAAAGGGCCACAGAAACATAAgtacatagaaaaaataaacgaattaaAATGGACAAAAGTTTCCATAATAACACCATGGCTTGAAACTGAAGACTATCCAACAGCTGTTGCGTCAGCAGATTTGGGTGTTTGTTTGCATTGGAGTTCATCGGGTTTGGATTTGCCAATGAAAGTTGTAGATATGTTTGGATGTGGTTTACCAGTTTGTGCGATAAATTTTAAATG TTTGAACGAATTAGTGATCCATGGTCAgaatggatttatttttgataatcacCGTGAATTAGcagatcaattaaaattttggtttgaaaaCTTCCCAAGCAACCCAAGTTTATTAGAATCGAAGGAAACCTTCAGAAGAAATTTACAAGATTTTCAATCACTTCGATGGCGTGAAAACTGGAGGCTAAATGCTTTACCCGTTTTTAACTCATTTACATGA